The nucleotide window TGGGCGCCATAATTTGGATACGTGTTTTTTCTGGATATTCCAGTACACGATCCACCATTTGTTCAATGGTTTGCGAAGTAATTTCGATGCCGTGGTTAGGACAAACTGGATGTCCAACTCGAGCATAGAGCAGTCGCAAGTAATCATGGATTTCTGTTACTGTTCCAACTGTAGAACGCGGATTACGACTAGTTGTTTTTTGGTCAATAGAAATAGCTGGACTAAGGCCTTCAATTAAGTCCACATCTGGTTTATCCATCTGTCCTAAAAATTGGCGTGCATAAGCAGACAACGACTCTACATAGCGTCTTTGCCCCTCCGCATAAATGGTATCAAAAGCTAGCGAAGATTTACCTGATCCGGATAATCCAGTCATAACAACTAACTTATCTCTTGGAATTTCTAAATCGATGTTTTTTAAATTATGGGCTCTTGCACCCTGAATTACTATTTTGTCTTTATTCAATTTCGCTTCATCCTTCCGCTTTTATTTCCAGTAAAGCATCACGCAATTCGGCGGCACGTTCAAAATCAAGTGCTTTGGCCGCTTCTTTCATTTCATGTTCCATACCTTCAATGAAGACATCGCGCTCTTTCTTAGACATTTTACTTAAGTCGTGCTGTTTAATTGCTTCTCTTTCATCTGCGGCAGAAGTGGCTGCTATAATACCACGGATTTCTTTCTTAATGGTCATTGGTGTAATGCCATGCTTTTCGTTATACTCTATTTGAATTTTACGACGACGTTCTGTTTCACTAATAGAGTTGCGCATCGAATCCGTCATTTTGTCAGCATACATGATAACTCGACCATTTTCATTACGCGCAGCACGACCCATTGTTTGAATTAGCGAACGTTCCGAACGAAGGAAACCTTCCTTATCGGCATCCAAAATGGCAACAAGGGACACTTCTGGTAAATCGATTCCTTCACGCAATAGATTGATTCCGACAATAACATCGTAAACACCTAATCGTAAGTCGCGAATGATTTCGATTCGTTCTAACGTTTTTACTTCCGAATGTAGATATTGAACCTTTACCCCTGCTTCTTTTAGATAGTTAGTTAAATCCTCAGACATTTTTTTCGTTAAAGTAGTAATTAAGACTCGTTCATTTTTTTCTACTCTATCATTAATTTCATCCATTAAATCGTCAATTTGACCTTGAATTGGACGAATCTCAACAATTGGATCAAGTAGTCCAGTCGGGCGGATAATTTGCTCAATGACATCTGGATTTTTTTCGAGTTCATATGGGCCGGGTGTAGCCGATATAAACATGATTTGATTAATATGTTTTTCAAATTCTTCTAATCGAAGTGGACGGTTATCTAGCGCACTCGGTAATCTAAAACCGTGGTCTACTAACATTTGTTTTCTCGCTTGGTCACCATTGAACATCCCGCGAATTTGTGGCATCGTTACGTGCGACTCATCGATTACCATTTGGAAATCATCTGGAAAATAATCGAGCAACGTATATGGAGTAACTCCTGCTGGACGAAGGGATAGATGACGAGAATAGTTTTCGATTCCAGAACAATAGCCCATTTCTTCCATCATTTCTAAATCATAATTGGTTCTCTGTTCAAGTCTTTGCGCTTCAAGTAACTTATTGTCTGCTCGCAAAACTTTTAGGCGATCTTCTAATTCCGCTTTTATATTAATAATCGCTTTTTTCATGATATCTGGTCGGGTAACAAAGTGAGATGCTGGGAAAATCGAAACATGTTCTCGTTCGCCGATGATCTCACCAGTCAACGCATCCACTTCTCTAATTCGTTCAATTTCATCACCAAAAAATTCTACACGCATACAGTGTTCATCACGTGACGCTGGGAATATCTCCACTACATCTCCACGAACGCGGAAACGACCACGCTGGAAATCAATATCATTGCGGTCATACTGAATATCTACTAATTTTCGTAGCAGCTGATCACGACTAATTTCCATTCCAACACGAAGCGAGACAAGCATTTCTCCATATTCAATTGGCGAACCTAAACCATAAATACAAGATACACTGGCGATGATAATAACATCTCGGCGTTCAAAAAGTGCAGCAGTTGCTGAGTGACGCAGCTTATCGATTTCGTCATTAATACTTGCATCTTTTTCAATGTAGGTATCGCTTTGTGGAACATAGGCTTCTGGTTGGTAATAGTCATAATAGCTAACAAAATATTCTACTGCATTATTTGGAAAGAACTCTTTAAATTCACTATATAATTGACCTGCTAATGTTTTATTGTGAGCCATAACAAGTGTCGGCTTATTTACCTCTTGAATGACATTAGATACGGTAAAAGTTTTCCCTGTACCGGTTGCCCCAAGCAAGGTTTGATGTTTCAAGCCTTTTCTTAAGCCTGATACTAATTGTTCAATTGCTCTAGGTTGGTCTCCTTGTGGACTGTACTTAGAAACTAACTCAAATTTATCCTTCAACTCGGATTCCCCCTATCTTTTATCGGTCCGGTCTTAGTATCTGAAAACTCCATCTGTGAAATGTCCCGCAAAGCAAAAAGCGGATTTTTTCAGATCCGTTAATGTTTCTATTTTATCATAAATATTTTAATTAGCCTAGCAAAAACCGAACATATTTTCGTATTATTTTTAAAATAAAAAACGCAACCTGTTGATTACGCTTTTCTTTATTTTATCATTTTTACACATTTCTACCTATCTATTTGCTCGTTTAAAATTCACTACCGCTCTTCTTTAAACGACGTAACATATAAGTTGCCAGTATAAAACCAATCGTCATCGAAAATGCATCCACAATAATTAACCAATAGGAACTTGTATAACCAAGCTTAGCGGATGCGGCAATTAAAATCACCATAAGCAGTAGCGCAACATAACGATTATAGGTAATCCGTGCAAAAAGAATCATGAGTAAGCAAGGAAAAATAAGCGCAGATATAATTTGATCCATCTTCATTTTCCTCCCTTTCCGTTTTAGGCGTCACGCAATGCTTTTGTTGTTATTTCGGTAGTTAACTGTGGCAATTCTGTTTTTTCAATTCCTTTTTCTGCAAGCATATCTGGCAAAATTTCTCGCAAGAAGTACTTAACGCTCTCCATTTCGCGGTATTCATAAATCGTTGCAAGCGCCTCACTATAAATTTCCACAAAAATATTTTCCGGATTTCCCTTTTGAATTTCGCCAAAGGATTCATACAATAAATCAACTTTATCAGAAATTGCTAAAATTTTCCCTTCTAGCGTGCTATCTTTTCCTTCTTTTAATAAGTGGTGATAAATAGGTTGGAATGTTTTAGGGATTTCTCGCTCGATAAAGTTTTTGGCCATACTTTCTTCCACTTCTGAAAGCATTTCTCGTAACTCCGACGTTGCGTATTTTACTGGCGTTTTTATATCACCGATGAATAGCTCGGAATAATCATGGTTTAATGCTTTTTCATATAGTGCACGCCAATTCACTTCATTACCAGCTTCTTCTTCCACTGCTCCGAAAAACTGGGCGATGGAAGTCACTTTGTAGGAATGTTCAGCAACCGAATGTTCTTGATATTTAAATTTTCCTGGGCAACGATAAATGTTTTCTAAATCAGATAAACTTTGAAAATATTGATGAACTCCCATATTATCACTCCATTCTTCGTTTTATTCCTCCCGCTTTTGCTTTTTATTAGCAGGATTAGTATTTTCTATTTCACGCATCATTAATGCGGCGCAGTAACCAATTAGGGCTATCATTGCCGCTGAGTAGGTTCTAAAATTATCCGTAGCAAAAATAAAGATAATTGCTGAAAATAACAGCGTCGTCAAAATCCCCCAGCTAAAAAGTTTCGTTCCACGTGCAGTCCCGACTTTCATTTGCGAATAAATTCCTACATAACAAACAAATTGAATAATAATAAATTGAGCTACTGACAAAATGATAACTGCAGTAAGATTGCTATTCCATGCAATAGCTAAAATCGAAATAATAATCATCACAATAATCCCTGTAATAACTGTAAATTTTTGCATTGGTGTTAATTTCTTCAAAGCCCTTCCCCCAAGTTCTTATTTGTTACTTACTTTACCATAATTGCTATTTATTTGGCATAAAAAACACCCATCATTCCCATAAAGGTTTTCTGAGTGTCTCACATTAGTGATGATGTACGTGGCGAATTGCTTGTGTTAATAATTCCAATACGTGATTATCATCTTGCATATAATAAATCGTTGTTCCGGCTCGTCTTGACTTCACTAGCCTTAAATTTTTCAAAAACCGTAGCTGATGTGAAACGGTCGTCTGATTGAAAGATAAGGTGCGTGCAATCTCATTCACGGAGTACTCTCTATCTTGTAATAAATTTAAAATCTGGACGCGAGTTGGATCAGAAAGCGCCTTGAAAATTTGTGTCACACTAAAAAGCGTTTCTTCATCTAATGATTGTTTTGCGTTTTCCATCGAATATCACTCCATTTTCCTTACATGTTCATATACTCATATGATACTTAAATAGGAATGATTCCGCAAGTTTAATAACTACTTCCCGCGCAAGAATGATTATATATGAGCAAAAAAACGCTTTCTCTCTTTTCCATGCTACACTTATTTTATCAAAGGGAAAGGAGAGCTGGGAATAAAAAGGGTTAAATATTGAGAAGTTATTTAAACCGCCTAACACACAGAAAACAACCCGATTTACCTCTGATACAGGAAATCGGGGTGTTTTCTTCATCGATTTAAATCTTCAATTTCGCCACTTTTAAGATAAACGATCCATTCGCATACATTCGTTACATAGTCGCCAATTCGTTCAATGTACTGGGAAACTAGTAGCAATTGAGACACATCTTCAATATGTTCCGGCTCTTCTTGCATAAAAGTAATACATTTTTGGTAGACAATTTTGTGAAGCTTATCTACCTCATTATCGCGAATCGCAATTTCGCGTGCTGCAGCTTCGTCTTCTGAAAGATATGCTTTTAATACATCTTGCAACATGGATTTTACAATTTCACCCATTTCCGGAATTTCTGGGATTGGTTTTAATACTTTGCTTTCCCCAATTAAAATGGCTGTTTTGGCGATGCTTACTGCGTGGTCGCCAATTCGCTCTAAATCCGAGCTTGTTTTCAAGACGGTCACAATTTTCCGCAAATCCATCCCAACAGGTTGTTGTAAAGCAATCAATTCAAAAGAGCGTTGTTCTAAAGATAACTCCATATTGTTAATCGCTTTGTCTTCCGCTACTACTTGTTTGGCCAGTTCGGTGTCTCTGTGAACTAACGACTTTACTGCTTTAAAAATCGCTTCATTGGCAAGCATGCCCATTTCCATTAAATGTTGGTGCAAGTCATTAAGTTGTTCCGTAAAAATTTTTCTGACTACCATAATAACACTCCTTTATCCAAATCTTCCCGAAATATAGTCTTCGGTTTCTTTTTCTGCTGGGTTGGTAAAAATACTCGTTGTATCTGAAAATTCGACGATGCGTCCATTAAGAAAGAAAGCAGTCTCGTCTGAAATACGAGAGGCTTGTTGCATATTATGTGTCACAATAACTATCGTGTAATCTTTCTTTAGTTCTAGAATTAAATCTTCTACTTTAGCTGTTGAGATTGGATCGAGTGCAGAGGTTGGCTCATCCATCAAAATAACATCAGGCTTCACCGCAAGTACTCGCGCAATACAAAGACGTTGTTGTTGTCCACCCGACATTCCAATTGCTGAGCGATCCAATCTATCATGAACTTCATCCCAAAGTGCTGCTTGACGCAAACTTTTTTCAACAATAGCATCTAGTTCTTTTTTATCTTTTACCCCATGCATCCGTGGACCATAGGCAACATTGTCATAAATCGAAAATGGAAATGGATTAGCTTGCTGGAAAACCATTCCAACTTTTTTTCGTAAATTAACCATATCGATTTTGGGATCTTGCACATTTTCATCACCAATATGGATTTCACCCGTTGTTTTTACGCCGGGAATTAAATCGTTCATTCGATTTAACGTTCTAAGAAAAGTCGATTTCCCACAACCGGATGGGCCAATTAGAGCAGTCACTCGGTTCTTTTTGATATTTAAAGCAATTTTTTCAAGTGCTTGTTTTGATCCATAAAACAGATCAACATTTTTCGTTTCTATAATATATTCGATTTTTTCTGCAGTTTCAATTGTCATTTAAAAGCTCCTTTCTAGCCAAAGTTCCCAGAAATATAGTCTTCGGTTTGTTTTTTTTGTGGGTTAGTGAATAGTTCAGACGTACCCGAGAATTCCACAACTTCCCCAAGATAAAAGAAAGAAGTATAGTCAGAAACACGAGCCGCTTGTTGCATATTATGCGTTACAATAATAATCGTATATTTATTTTTGAGTTCATTAATTAAATCTTCAATTTTACTTGTTGAAATTGGATCAAGTGCGGATGCTGGTTCGTCTAGTAACAATACTTTTGGTTGCATTGCCACAGCCCTCGCGATACACAGCCGTTGTTGTTGACCTCCAGATAGAGATAATGCACTCTTGCCAAGATCGTCTTTTACTTCATCCCAAAGTGCTGCACGGCGCAAACTTTTTTCAACGCGCTCCATGATTTCTTTTTTATTTTTCATTCCATGACGTTTAAGTCCAAATGCAACATTTTCATAAATGGATTTCGTGAATGGGTTTGGTTTTTGGAATACCATCCCGATTTCTTTGCGCACATTGTAAAGGTCAACCTCTTTACGATTGATATTAATGCCGTCATAGAGAATCTTCCCTTCCATCCGACAACCATCAATTTCGTCATTCATGCGGTTTAATGCTCTTAAATAAGTTGATTTCCCGCAACCAGACGGACCAATTAGCGCAGTAACCTTATTTTCGGGGAAGGTTAAGTCAACGTCCTTAATCGCATGGTTATCGCCGTAATATACATGCAAATCCTCTGTCGCCATCGCAGCAGGAAGGGAATAAGGGTCTGGTGTTGTTTGTAAAATAGAATTAATTTCAGGCTTTTTAGTTAACATTTTTATAAAACTCCTTTTCCTGGTATTTTTACGAAGAGGTCATGCGTTTATAAACCACTTTTCCAAGCAGACGAGCTAAGACATTGAAAAGTAATACAGAGAGAATTAATACAGCAGATGCACCGTCAGAAACAGCTTGAGCATCTGGCATAATTCCTTCCCCATTAATTTTCCAAATGTGAACAGCTAATGTTTCTGCTGGACGGAAAATATTGAGTGGCGAAACTGGGCTGACTGGATTCCAATCAGTAAAATCCAACACTGGTGTACTTTGTCCGGCAGTGAAAATCAATGCAGCTGCTTCACCAAATACCCGACCAGCTGCTAAAATAACACCAGTAATAATCGCTGGTAATGCTGCTGGTACAAGTACACGGGTTATCGTTTCCCATCTTGATAAGCCAAGTGCAAGACCTGCTTCTCGTTGTGTACTCGGAATAGCATTTAACGCTTCTTCAACAACACGAATGAGTAGTGGTAAATTAAAAATCGTTAGTGTAAGTGCCCCGGAAATAACCGAGAAACTCCACCCCATTTGAATAACAAAAACAAGAAAACCGAATAGTCCTACAACAATGGATGGAAGTGAGGAAAGCACTTCAATCGTTGTCCGAATCAAATCTGTAATCCAGTTTTTACGCGCGTATTCTGCCATGTATATTCCTGCCCCAAGCGAGATGGGTACAGATATTAACATGGTAATTAAGAGCATATAAAAGGAATTCCAGATTTCAGGTCCAATTCCGCCGCCAGCTTGGAACGACTGTGGTGGGGTTGTCAAAAATTTCCAGCTTAACTGCGGAACACCTTTTACTAAAATATAGCCTAGTAGACTTGCTAGAATAACAACAATTAAGACAGCAATAGCATAGAAAACACCTGTCGCGATTTTATCTTTTGTTTTTACATTCATTTGATTTTCCTCCTACGCCCGATGAAGCGAATCACAATGATGAAGAATAGTGACATCGCAAGTAGCACCATTGCAAGTGACCAAAGGATATTATTATCCAGTGTCCCCATAACCGTATTCCCCATGCCCATCGTTAAGATACTTGTGAGGGTGGAAGCTGGTTCAAATAATGATGTCGGAATAACAGCAGAGTTCCCGATAACCATTTGTACAGCAAGGGCTTCCCCGAAAGCACG belongs to Listeria ivanovii subsp. ivanovii and includes:
- a CDS encoding ArsR/SmtB family transcription factor, with protein sequence MENAKQSLDEETLFSVTQIFKALSDPTRVQILNLLQDREYSVNEIARTLSFNQTTVSHQLRFLKNLRLVKSRRAGTTIYYMQDDNHVLELLTQAIRHVHHH
- a CDS encoding CsbA family protein, with product MDQIISALIFPCLLMILFARITYNRYVALLLMVILIAASAKLGYTSSYWLIIVDAFSMTIGFILATYMLRRLKKSGSEF
- the pstA gene encoding phosphate ABC transporter permease PstA, whose product is MNVKTKDKIATGVFYAIAVLIVVILASLLGYILVKGVPQLSWKFLTTPPQSFQAGGGIGPEIWNSFYMLLITMLISVPISLGAGIYMAEYARKNWITDLIRTTIEVLSSLPSIVVGLFGFLVFVIQMGWSFSVISGALTLTIFNLPLLIRVVEEALNAIPSTQREAGLALGLSRWETITRVLVPAALPAIITGVILAAGRVFGEAAALIFTAGQSTPVLDFTDWNPVSPVSPLNIFRPAETLAVHIWKINGEGIMPDAQAVSDGASAVLILSVLLFNVLARLLGKVVYKRMTSS
- the uvrB gene encoding excinuclease ABC subunit UvrB, with protein sequence MKDKFELVSKYSPQGDQPRAIEQLVSGLRKGLKHQTLLGATGTGKTFTVSNVIQEVNKPTLVMAHNKTLAGQLYSEFKEFFPNNAVEYFVSYYDYYQPEAYVPQSDTYIEKDASINDEIDKLRHSATAALFERRDVIIIASVSCIYGLGSPIEYGEMLVSLRVGMEISRDQLLRKLVDIQYDRNDIDFQRGRFRVRGDVVEIFPASRDEHCMRVEFFGDEIERIREVDALTGEIIGEREHVSIFPASHFVTRPDIMKKAIINIKAELEDRLKVLRADNKLLEAQRLEQRTNYDLEMMEEMGYCSGIENYSRHLSLRPAGVTPYTLLDYFPDDFQMVIDESHVTMPQIRGMFNGDQARKQMLVDHGFRLPSALDNRPLRLEEFEKHINQIMFISATPGPYELEKNPDVIEQIIRPTGLLDPIVEIRPIQGQIDDLMDEINDRVEKNERVLITTLTKKMSEDLTNYLKEAGVKVQYLHSEVKTLERIEIIRDLRLGVYDVIVGINLLREGIDLPEVSLVAILDADKEGFLRSERSLIQTMGRAARNENGRVIMYADKMTDSMRNSISETERRRKIQIEYNEKHGITPMTIKKEIRGIIAATSAADEREAIKQHDLSKMSKKERDVFIEGMEHEMKEAAKALDFERAAELRDALLEIKAEG
- a CDS encoding HD domain-containing protein, which encodes MGVHQYFQSLSDLENIYRCPGKFKYQEHSVAEHSYKVTSIAQFFGAVEEEAGNEVNWRALYEKALNHDYSELFIGDIKTPVKYATSELREMLSEVEESMAKNFIEREIPKTFQPIYHHLLKEGKDSTLEGKILAISDKVDLLYESFGEIQKGNPENIFVEIYSEALATIYEYREMESVKYFLREILPDMLAEKGIEKTELPQLTTEITTKALRDA
- the pstB gene encoding phosphate ABC transporter ATP-binding protein PstB, with the protein product MLTKKPEINSILQTTPDPYSLPAAMATEDLHVYYGDNHAIKDVDLTFPENKVTALIGPSGCGKSTYLRALNRMNDEIDGCRMEGKILYDGININRKEVDLYNVRKEIGMVFQKPNPFTKSIYENVAFGLKRHGMKNKKEIMERVEKSLRRAALWDEVKDDLGKSALSLSGGQQQRLCIARAVAMQPKVLLLDEPASALDPISTSKIEDLINELKNKYTIIIVTHNMQQAARVSDYTSFFYLGEVVEFSGTSELFTNPQKKQTEDYISGNFG
- the pstB gene encoding phosphate ABC transporter ATP-binding protein PstB, whose translation is MTIETAEKIEYIIETKNVDLFYGSKQALEKIALNIKKNRVTALIGPSGCGKSTFLRTLNRMNDLIPGVKTTGEIHIGDENVQDPKIDMVNLRKKVGMVFQQANPFPFSIYDNVAYGPRMHGVKDKKELDAIVEKSLRQAALWDEVHDRLDRSAIGMSGGQQQRLCIARVLAVKPDVILMDEPTSALDPISTAKVEDLILELKKDYTIVIVTHNMQQASRISDETAFFLNGRIVEFSDTTSIFTNPAEKETEDYISGRFG
- the phoU gene encoding phosphate signaling complex protein PhoU, with the protein product MVVRKIFTEQLNDLHQHLMEMGMLANEAIFKAVKSLVHRDTELAKQVVAEDKAINNMELSLEQRSFELIALQQPVGMDLRKIVTVLKTSSDLERIGDHAVSIAKTAILIGESKVLKPIPEIPEMGEIVKSMLQDVLKAYLSEDEAAAREIAIRDNEVDKLHKIVYQKCITFMQEEPEHIEDVSQLLLVSQYIERIGDYVTNVCEWIVYLKSGEIEDLNR